The Eremothecium gossypii ATCC 10895 chromosome VII, complete sequence nucleotide sequence CATCTGCTACTGTATTGGATTTCTTGTATACAACAGGTACTTCGATTAGTCCCTTTTGGAAGGAATCCGTAATAAGGTCTGCGATCACAGCGGCTAACAATTCTATATCGGCCCCAGCAGAACTCCAAATAGCTCTCACGGTGCTTTGTATATCGTATCCATAAGCAAAACGCCAAAATACTGCTTGATAGACGAACGATAAGGTTTTGTGTTTTGTATCTTCCCTTTCACCAATGGCATCGGCATCTAAAAACACCAGTTTAATACGCTTGTTCCGAACCGTATCTAAAAAGGTAGTTGGAAGTTGGAGCTGATCAACAAGTGTGTCTTGGTCCTGCAGATCAATACCCTTTAAGCTTTTCCTGGAAACCAATATAATAGTGCCATTATCACGGACTGTTCCTGCGATATCAATAAAACGCAATATATTGATATCCTCCACAAACGTAACATTAGAGGAATCAATGTTTGAAACAACACTGTGAACGCCTACTGGGGCGACGGAAAACTGAGCTTGGAATATCCCCGCATTTGTGAAGTTATCAAACTTCGTGCGCATAGTAACTTCTACACCGTCAATTAAGGAAAGAGCATGGACTAGACGCGCCGGAACATCGATTTCGGAACTGTAATCAGATGACCAATAAATGAAATCTTTTGATTCAGTATCAGAGCCTAGCTTCAACGAGTAGTCGAATTCATTCAATATTTGAACAACAGCATTTGGCGACCAAAAAAAATCGGGATGAAAGATATATTCAGAGACACGAATATTACGCTTGTTGGAGTAGAAAAGGGCTGCCGAAATGGTGCTTTTTAGCCATGAATATGTGTTATTTTCTTGGCATTGCCCAATTACGACAATATTAGTCGCTGACTCAGGTACAATTTTAACGAAGGCAGGTCCATTAAATGGGGAGGGAATCCTGACCGCAATTAGCCCGACTTGTGTTTGGTCTTGAATCATAGATGCGAATAAATCTCCTTCAACGGAGCCATTAAGCACAAATACAGTCTCTGCAGTGCTATCTCCGTAATACTGGAAATTACCCAGATCTAACCCGTAGAGCTGGTTGAAGCGGGCAACAATATCTTCAACTGATGAACCTTTTGGTATGTTAAAATCCGCAAGCTTCAGACGTTTCTTGCCTTCAGGTATCTTAACGACCGACTTAGAATAAGTTAAAGCATCATATAAGTGTACTGCACCCTGGGCCTTGCCGAATTTTGCCAGAGCAGCTGTCAATAATGTAGTCGCCCTCAGTTCCTTCCAGGAAAGAGGTGTAACAACGGGAAGCCCCAAACGGGTAGCTTCTTCCAAAGGTTTAATGTAGTCACAGACTAAAGCACCTGTATCCTCATTGTATTCTAAGGCCCCAACACTGAGCAAAAACCTGCTACCGCCGTCGGTTTCTTTTTCAAAACTGCGTGCAAGACAACCCATTGCATAACCTGGGGTAACAATGCCAATCAGTTGCTCTGCGTCGCTACAAAAGCCTAATGCCACTAAACCTGTACCACTTCTAATATCTAACTCCCGTAATGAAAGATCACCATTTCTTTCGCTCCACCTCTTCAGTTCTGTGTCCAGGAGATCAGGATCAAGAGGTGATTTGTAGCTGAATATTGCATCAACCTGTTCCCCAATAGCGGCATTGACAGCTGCCAAAGGCCGAACGTAGCCCTTCACATCATCTACCTCGTTGGGAAGATCAAATGGATTTCCGACAAAATCCAATAACATAATCCGAGTAGAAACGGTAAGCCTGAAGGTTAGAATAGAATGAAGGACACATAGAAGAACTTACTTTGCTTTCATTATATTATATCTTATGTAGTGAGCCAAATCAGTAAAAGTCATAGTTGCTGACCCCACAATTATGGCTCTAAGAGTCATTCATGTGACGGCAAAACCGCCTTTTCATTGGTTGGGAATTAAAATCGCACTCGGTCACGTGGAAGTACTCTGAGGGCCCGCCCAATGTCTTAAGTTGCACCACCCTTCCGCAACATATCCATATGGAAAAGTAATGTCCTTGCTCTTTCCCGCACATTCAGGTATTCGTCAAAAGTCCGTTCATGAATGAGCTCGTAGAAACCCATTTTTTCTAGTCTGCGGTATCGAACCAAGGCCGGGTTTGCACTCGTAGGAGACTGGAACGAGAGACGAACAAAGTCTCCAGCCTCATCCATATCGATACCTTCAGTTTCGGCATCGTTCTCCGAATCGTCCGAGTAATTACCGGAGTTCCCAGGTTCAAACAGAGCTGAACGGATGGCTTCGGAATTTCTTGTGGAGGCATCTCCAGTGGGGGCCGTTGGTGTGTAGTCGACGGGAGCACTATGAGTGTAGCTGGTAAAAGAAGAATTCCAGATGAGGTTTGTTAGCATCCAAATACACCCTAGTTTTGCGTCCTCATTATTACAGAACCTGCTGTTATTCGCGCTAGACTCGGATAGAATTGCTTTTACAATTTCTAAAACTTCTTCTTGCTCTATAACCATTTGCCTCTTGCTTTCGTTGATGACCGTGAAGTTCACTATAATGTGTATTATGGACACTATCGTCCCCATTTGGTGGGCATTCTTTGGGTCTGATGATCTCAATTTTTTGGTGAGAAATTCGAATAGATAAGTAGACTTCAGGTCACATTTATGCTCATCGTTGCTCTGTGGAGAATTGAAGGGTTCCTTTTCTCTGAAGTGGTAAAGAAGGATATTAATCACTTTTCTGGAGTTGCAGGTCAAATTGCGGAGTAGTTGGAAGCACTGTTCCTGAACAGCCCAATTCTGGTCATTGATATATTCAAGGATTATATCCATGGGTATTACTTTTAATAATTCCAATTTGTCCTCTGTATTCGAATTGTATATCAAATGCTTTAACATCCATAGCACATTAATCTTTACTGCACTAATATTCTCAGTCGGGAATCTTTTCTTATACCGCATATATTCCTCGCCACATTCTACGTGACTGTTGAAAAGCGGGTCAAGTAAGATGTCGTGGGCCATTTGTAATACACCGTGTTTCACCATGTAAACCTGTAGATTAGAGAATTCCATGGCAAAATTAGAGATTACAGCGAAAACTGTAGCCAATATATCCATTTCAGCCTTAAGTAGATCATCACTAGCAAAGCTCCCCTTTTTTAATAACATGTATATTGTCTCCGCCATCTGTAATAGTTGCTCTCCAAGTAGGGTTCGACGTAATCTTGTCCGCAATGAGTTAACACTTCGCGAAAAAGACTTCAATAATGTTACCCATTGCAACGTTACCTCGCTGGTATAAAAGGGCGGCATGACGTCGTTTGGTCCTATCATTTCTTTCATCTTGTCTGAGCTCAAGATGAACACACTTAACAAGTCCAAATGTGTTTGAAGAGCATGTTCAACATGCTGCATGAGTTGGTTGTCTTCCAGTAGGAGCAATCTGCATTTTTCATCATTAGCTGTTACCTGTGCGAATAGCTTAAGGTATGAGGTGATGATACCCAAAGAGCTTGTGGTCTGGTATTCCAACGAGAGGCATTTCACAAACACGGTGATTAACCCATGCAAAAGGTTAGTCCTGTACAAATATTCTATGATCTCATTGTTCAATGGGTTTTGTGTGTTGTAATACGTAACCAACTGGACTAGCGTGTCTAGCGGATCAAACCACCACGGCACATCATCATAGTTGATTAAATCAATTAGGTAAGGCAACCATAGTTGCAGACTTTGTTTCTGTACCATTTTCTTGGGATTAAAGAAGTAGGGAGTCACGAGGAAATGCACCGCACATGCTTTGAGATTGGTGTTTTGGGATTTTAGAAGGCCAGTAACGAAGACGGTGAACGAGCTGTCCAGCCATAGATTATTTTTAACTGGATGAACCTTGTAGCACTCGATGTATAGGACAATCGCCAACCAGAGCAATGTCTCGTGCAACGGGTTCTGGATGACAAGCGCACGCGGGGTGCTCGTGAATGGTAGGAGTTGGTTGCTTCCTATCCCACGGTTGCTAAATGCCATGTACTCTTGGTCCTTGGGGTTCGGCGCGACGCTGACCTTTAAAATGTATTTGAGGTCCAACTGGTGACCATAGCGGTCCACTAGTGATAGCATGAGTGCCTCTAACGGCAGAAGAAGCCCTTGCGGAAGCGAAACCACCTCCCGGCATTTGAGCACCGCAGACATTAACTCCAAAAGCGTGTTGGCCCAGGAGATGCTCTGCTCGGGAGTCATCTGCTTCTCATTCATCCCGAGGAAGTGTATCAAAAGCCCGGGCAAACCCACGGGCACAGCCCGCCGCACATCCGCGTCCCCATTACAGTAGTCTATCCCACAGTTGTTCAAACAGAGGTTCAACAACTGCAAAGTCTTGTGACACACTTCCACCGGCACCGTCTCGTCCAACGAAATCGTACGCATTATCCGCGTGGCCATCGACGCATAAACGTAGTCAAGCTCATTGCGCACGTCCGCCTCCAAGTTCATCAAGCTGAGCAGCAATTCCAAGCTTTTCACTTTCTTCTCGACGTCCCGGCTGTCGATGTCGATCAAATGTTGTATCAATTCGCCGTCTTCCAGAAACAGCTGGAGCTTGCTTGCCTGGTCACCTAAAACGCGGTGCCTCAAGTCACACATGCGGTCCAACTCAGGCTGCAGCAGGCTTGGAGCCCCGCCATCGCTGCTGACCATACTCGTAATCATGGCTGCTACAGTCCACCAAGTGTCTGGAATGGATTACATCCGTCAGCCTGGGTTTAAGTCCACCCCTGGCCAGAAACTCTATGCAGGTGTATGGGTTCTGTCACGTGCTCAGAAATATGCTCGTGCTCCTCTCTGCCATCGCGCCCGATCCCAGCAACTGGACAGGTCTGATCCTCTGTGGGTCTGCTTTATATTGGGTCTCTGCTGTGTATGTCTTGCTCGACAGCAACGTTTCGTTCATCTTGTGCAGTACGTAACATTGTGTTGTACCGGGCAAAAGAGATAGGTCGCAACCAGGTGGCAGTTCTAGCGACAAGGAGTTGGAGAGCAATGGAGAGTTCCCTATGTAGGTTGCAGAAGCTCTGCTTTGAGAGTGTTGGCCGGTATGCAGTAGTGCAAAAGGCTGTGGAAAAATGGCAAGAGGACAAGACACCAGTGGTGGCGGCCGTAACGGCCGGCACGCTGGCATTCGTGCTATGGGCGGGCTGGGGCGTCGGCGGGCGCAAACAAGCGGGTAGCAGACGCAAGCGGAGCGCGCGCGGTGGGCGTAATGGTGTTGCGCTGCGTAAGGGTCCGGAGGACAGCATCGCGGCGGTAGAAGCGCGGTACGAGAAGGAATTCCGCGAGCGTGCTGAGCGGGTCGTCGCTGCGGGTCGGCTAGCCGACGAGAAGGATGAGTGGGAGTGCAATTTCTGCAAGGAGATGCTGCTGAAGTTGCTGATTGAGCTCGACGGGATAGAGCTGACTGCCGAGAGCGGTGAGCGGCGGGCGACGCTGAAAAAGCGGCGCAAGGCCGCTATTCTGAAGATCCAGGAGCAGCTGAAGCGGCTGGACGAGCTCTGTGCACAGTAGTCACGCGCGCCTACGTTGCGGGTGCAGCAGCCTTCGTACTGTTCATAGTATATACACTGAATACCCACACTGCCGGCCGCTGCCGGCCCGCGGAGGAGCCATTCCACTCAagcgcgcgcgcgaggcAACCAACGCTGGCCAGGCCCAGCTGCTCTAGAGCGCTGCAGGGTTACTCTGAGGTAAGATGATACCCCCGGATAAGTGCTCAGGAACGCGTTTGGGTACCATTTGAACCCTGCATGCTTCACGGCAACTGTATCAACTACCCTTTGTATTGCTAGATATGGTAATAACAAGGTTTACTTAAACCTCGAAAGCCAAAGCATAGCGCTCGGGGTGCTCGAGGTATAAAATGCACCGAGGCCAACGTAGTTGAAATGTAGAAAAATCAAAGTAATGCTCACACTTTTACCGGCGATCGCCGTGCTGGCATCATACTGCTGCTCGAATGTGCTTGCACTTGGCTTTGAGTTGGACTTTAACACTGGCGATGGCTTCCTCGCGATGCCGCTTCACCACAACGATGACCACTACGACATAGAAATTGAGGTGGGCACACCTCCACAGAAGTTACATGCAGTGCTAGATACCGGCTCTGCAGATTTATGGCTGCAGGCCGAGAACAATCCGTTCTGTGTCGGGGCCAAGGACGAGAAACAGGAGGTTCGCGGCGTCACAGTGACGCCGTCCATAGACTGTAGAGGAATTAAAACATTCTGTAATGAGAGCTCCACGACATTGCGCATATTGCCAAACCCATTCTACATCGATTATGCCGACACATTCGTGGATGGATCTTGGGCCACCGATCGCCTGGTCATCGGCGGGCACGACGTCAGTGGCATGAAATTTGGGGTGGGGCGCACATCCAACACGGAGCTGAGTGGTGTCTTGGGCGTCGGCCACGCGAACTTGGAGTCAGTTAGAGGGTATGCTGGAGCGCCCAATGCCACATACCCCAACCTGCCGCGGCAGCTGAAGCTGGACGGTTCAGTACAAAAACTTGCATACTCGGTTTCCCTGCAGAAGACTTCAGAACGTGACGGCGAGATATTGTTCGGGGCCATCGACACCAGCAAATACGTTGGAAAGTTGCATACCTTCCCGATTCTGAACATAGATCCACATCTGAATTCACCGTCGAACTTCTATATCGCTCTACAAGGCATAGACATCCAGGGGGGGCGGTCCTCCACTGGCAGGCCATTGATAAACTCGTCGTTTCctgcgctgctggacaCAGGTACGGGCGGCATGGTTGTGTCATCGCTGGCCGAGGATATCGGCGCTGCCCTTAATGCTACCTACGACACAGAGCAGTGTGTCTTTGTGATTCAATGCCCCACTGAGGATGACACCCGCCAGTTCAATTTCAACTTTGGCGAACTGCAGATTGCAGTTCCCATATCCAACTTCGTGGTCCCTGCGTCTGGCTTGGAAACGGGCCAGTGCGCATTGGCCATCATGCCCGGCACAAGTGAGACATTTGCGCTTGGAATCCCATTCCTGAAGGAGGTCTACACTGTATTCAACCTGGAGGATAACGAAATTTCCATGGCGCGGGCGAATACCAACCCACAGGAGCCAGATATAAGACCAATCCCGGCGGGTGTGCCAGCCGCCATCAGAGACAGCGGGCCAGCAAGGCATGTGAAGTCAAAAGGCGCCAGCTCCTTATCCGCTCCCGCACAAGCAGGACCGGCATATCCCGATGAGCGCGCCAGCACCCAGACGCTACACCACCATTCGAAGTAGACTTTAAAAGAGCGCTTTCCAGCTTCTCAGGCAGTTAGCTCTACGACAAAGGAACCAAGTGATTTTCCCGATAGACGCGACTTGCTCAACGATGTTTCTGTGACCAGCGCAAGGAGAGATAGTCCTAAAGTATAATCAGATAGTTAGTCGTATCTTCTAGTTTTATTAGTCAGCTACATGGCGAACCGCCATTTCCTTATGCATGTCTTACGAGTTTAAAAAGCTCGCGGTAGCAGAAAAGAAGATGCATAGATGGCATACCGAAGCCTATATCGCCCATAGAAGTTGATAGGATGTTTACCGGTATAGTGGAACACATTGGCACTGTTGCTGAGTACTTGGAGAACGATGCCAGCGAGGCAGGCGGCAACGGTGTGTCAGTCCTTATCAAGGATGCGGCTCCGATACTGGCGGATTGCCACATCGGTGACTCGATTGCATGCAATGGTATCTGCCTGACGGTGACGGAGTTCACGGCCGATAGCTTCAAGGTCGGGATCGCACCAGAAACAGTTTATCGGACGGAAGTCAGCAGCTGGAAAGCTGGCTCCAAGATCAACCTAGAAAGGGCCATCTCGGACGACAGGCGCTACGGCGGGCACTACGTGCAGGGCCACGTCGACTCGGTGGCCTCTATTGTATCCAGAGAGCACGACGGGAACTCTATCAACTTTAAGTTTAAACTGCGCGATCAAGAGTACGAGAAGTACGTAGTAGAAAAGGGTTTTGTGGCGATCGACGGTGTGTCGCTGACTGTAAGCAAGATGGATCCAGATGGCTGTTTCTACATCTCGATGATTGCACACACGCAGACCGCTGTAGCCCTTCCACTGAAGCCGGACGGTGCCCTCGTGAACATAGAAACGGATGTTAACGGCAAGCTAGTAGAGAAGCAGGTTGCACAGTACCTGAATGCGCAGCTGGAAGGTGAGAGCTCGCCATTGCAGCGCGTGCTCGAAAGGATTATTGAATCCAAGCTTGCTAGCATCTCAAATAAGTGATTATATTATCTTGGGTGCTGTATATGTTATGTATGTCTTACGACTGTGAATCAGAGGGGTGGCAGCTGGAACACCAGCGACACACCTTCGTCTCCCGCGGTGATCAGCCTTCTGTTTTCCTCAAGTAGTACAAAGTCTAGGACACCCATGTTGTGGCCAACGCAAACAtggagctgctgcccgtTACGCACGTCGAACTCGTAGACCTTGCCGTCAATGCACGAGGCGAACAGGTGGAAACCGGTGGTCTTGTCAAACGCCAGCTTCGTGACCGAGTCCGGCAGCACGAACTTGTGTCTGACCTTCAACGTCACAGTGTCGTACAGCAGAATGTCGCCCGAAACCAGGCCCACGACCATGAAGTTCATCCGAGACGAGAATGCAATTGACTCTATCGAGGCGTCCATCTCCTCCTGGTCCTCCTTGAGTTCGATCGTCTGCGTCAGGTGCAGCACTGCACCCTGCGCCGCGTTGATCACCGCCAGCAGCCCGCTGTTCGAGCCGCACGCCACGATGGGCGAACCGCGGTTGATCCCCAGCGGGAGCGTGCTCAACGTTATCCACTGCGCCTCCTGGCCCTTGAGTTCAGACGGCGTCACCTTGAATACCTGTTGCCCGCTGTAGCAGTTCCAGCCAATTATGGTCCCATCGAGGGAGCACGTCACCAGTATGACGTTTTCGTCGTCTGCCGCAGTCTCCAGGAACACACCCATCGTACAGTCCTGGGCGTGGGCCACCCCCGTCATCAGCAGCACAGGCGTGTTGTTCTGCGTGTCCATCTCGTAGCACCACACCGACCCGTCCACAGCGCCAATCGCAAAAATCCCAGCTCTGTGCGGGTGCACCTTCAGCCAGGTCACCTCGTCCacctcctgcagctccgcAGCCGGCCGCCACTCCTGGCCCTGCCGCGCAGCCACCTGCACCCGCACCTGGCCGTTCATGTCCGCCGTCACCAGGTACCGCCCATCCGCCGTGAACGCCGCGCCAATCACCGACTCGCTGTGCTCCACGCTGCCCGCCTCCCGGGGCGGTTCGCGGTGCGTGGTCCACAGGTGCGCCTTGTTAtccccgccgccgctgaCCACCAGCGGCAGCTTGGGGTGCGCGGCCACCGTGAACACCGAGTCCGTGTGCTTATCGAAGTACGTTACGGAGTTGTTCGACATGTCGATTTCGATCGTGTCATCCCCGTAGTCTGCGCCCTCAGCCCCCTCGGCGTCGATCTCCTGCTCCACCTCGCTTTGCTCGATGAACTCCTCCTGCGGCGTCTGGCCCACTTCTTCGTGCTCAAATCCGTCCCCTTCCATTGCTAAACGTATAATCTACCTCGACCGGTCCTGCTGGTTGCACTCAAGCCGTATTCAAGCCCCCAGATGCCGTGAACTACCTCGCAACAGGTTGCTCGAACTACAATATTTAGCTCATCGCAGGCCTAAAATTTTTCCCCCGCTGGAAAGGAAGGCCAAGGATGGTTACTAAGCAGCGGATGGCTAACAACGTTATGCGCAGGAAACGCCTGACAGAGGATGGCGGGGATGGAGATGGCACTGGATGAGGACTGCGTGTGGCTGGGCTGCGCGGCGACTCTGCGAGGgatatcacgtgacacatTAGAAGAGGTCAAAAAGCAATTCACGAATAATTTTCGGTGGCAGACAGAAGAAAGCAGAACAAGAATACCAACTAATTTGCAACTGTAACAGCGGGAGCTATAGACTTGTAGCTGTGTGCCGCAGGTTTATTAGACGGAGCATATCAGGATGAGCCAGTCGGTAGGATTTGAGTGGGGGTTCAAGGCAGGCGGCGAAGGAAGGCCCAGAGCGCAGGGCGATGGCGCGGGCTGCGCAGGCGCCACGGCGGCAGCGAACAGCCAGCAAGGATGCGGGCACTTGGTGCACATGAGCTACAAGGTAGGCAAGCCCAAGATGAAGCGGCGTCTTACGAACGAGGAGCACGggggcgcgcggcgcgcgaAGCGCCAGCCGGCGCAGTTCAACGTCATCCAGGGCCAGCCCCTTCCGGTGCACCGCAAGATAGAGATGATGGACAAGGCGGCGTTGCAGCTGACgcttctgcagctcgtGGCGATGCACCCCGAGGTGCAGGACTCGCTCTCGGTGCTTCAGCCGACGTCGCCAGACCCGGCCAAATACACAGAGCTGCTTGAGCAGAAGATGCAGGCGGTCTACGACCACATCCCGTATTCGAAGAGTAGCGACATGTTGAATGACTATGCATTTGTGCGCATGAAGGCTGCGATACTGGAGTTTTTGAACTGTTTGATAGACTGTCTTTTGGACGCCATTCCACCGCGCACCACAAACTTGCTCCAGTCTTTCAAGTTTTTGGCTTATGGCACGCGCCTCTTGGCGCAGATGCCGCACTTCGAGACCGAATCCAACAATTACTATAAGAACATTTGCTATGAGCAGGTTTCAGAGATATGGAACACTCTCATCAGGCACGCCTCCTCGGACATCAACTTTTTGTCCACGAAGCCCAGCCTATTGCATTACCTCCACGAGTTGAAACAATTCAACGAACAGACCAAGGGGAAGTTTGACATACCGTTGCGCCTCTTCTACACAATCATGGATGACTATCATACGCAGACGGTGCcggccgcggctgctgTGGCATCCACATCCGCCACCGTTGCCGAGGAATTAAACGGCAACAGCAAGAGCATGGAGACACTCGGTATCTGGAATAACGTTGCTTAATATCCCACAGGTGGTGGGAGATCTACATACACTATATAACACATGGCCACGTAGCCGCAGTCGAATATCTGATCACATGCAGCTATCTATCAATATATGTACTGTATATATGTTCACGTGCTGACACTGAAAGACCGAAAACTGGCGGTTTTCACGATTTCTCCCCGTTATCTCCTGACACTCCTGACCAGCATCGCCAGCCATCTCCAATATGGGCCAAGTCAAGCCGATTCATTACGACGAGGCTACCATAAGTCAACTGACGAGGGAGGTATGTGGAGTTGCAGCTTTTCTTTCAGCCGCGTATACTGACTAGTAATCAAAAAGCTAGCTATTGCATCCTGCATTGGAGCACTCAAGGGAGCAGCCATCGGAATAACTTCCGCCCTTCTCCTGCGCACTTTCTCCCCCGTGTACCGGAATGTCCGTACCCAAGTTAAGGTATTCTACCACTGTGCGTGGATCTCGATGGGAGTGGTGGTGCAGGCTGACAAACAGGTGATTTCCTTCCAAGAGCGATACTACCGCGATGAGATGGTGCGCCGCGCACGGATCTTAGACGAGGCAGCCGACAGGGGGATCTTTCTTGAGGAAGATGCGGCTGCCATCTCTACCACGTCTAACTAACTTGGATGACTCGTGCGGGCACGCTCTAATTTGTCTTTAAAAAGTCAGTATGTAGCCGTCGTAGGGACGCTAGCCTACCAGTATCTACATCAGCCAGGTAATAAGTGCGATCAGCCTATATAGGAGAAAGTGGATTGCTTTAAGTATCGAAAACAGGAACCATATGACCCAGAGAAGTGCGACGATGATGCATTCAAGCGCACTGTACAGGAGAGTCGCGACTCCAGGTCGCGGGTAGTATCGGCTGATGCCCAGTCTATCAATAAGCTCCTGGAGAGATTTTGTGCGCAAGGTAAGCGTTGTGTTGACGCTGGACATCACCCTGTCGCTGTTTTGCAGCAAATCATCGGCTCGCAAGGAATATATGTTCAGTAGTCGATCCTTCCACCTCTGGCAGAGATCAAAGCCGGCCGCTAGGGCATCCTCGTAAGATCGTTGCGCATTTATATGTTGCGGCAGCTCATCTCCTATACCTGAACATATTAAAAACGCAGCTTCGGACTTCTGAACGAGTAATtgctggcgccgccgcaggtTTTCTTCGCGATGCCTTATTAGAGCCCAAGTGCAATGCAGGTATGTTACTTGACGTCTATCATTTAAAAGTGTGGGATTTATCTCAATTTGAGATGGTGTTCCACTATCAGTGGATCTCTCTATGTCTGAGTTACTGAGCTTACGCCTAACATTCACAATTTTGACACTTTCGAAGAGATTCCTGGCGTTGGAGCGTTGTTTCTCATCCACAGGCGTGTTATAGGCTTGTGCGCTCGATGTGGATACATCGCCGGCTATCAGATCATCCAATTCTACTGTTACACCCTGCGTTTTCGGCGGTGACCTGGCAAGCCGCGATAGAAACGTTTTCTTGAAACCTCGACCACGATGCAGGTTTGACTCAATTGGTAAGTCTGATGCTGGGTCTTCCTCCGGAAGTCTCGGGCCACCGCCAGAGAATTCGGCCTCGTTCTCCGCAGCATCTGATGCCCCACCAGCTGTACTCTGTTTGCGTTGAAATCTAGCACGCTCGTGCGGCAGGCCACGGCTAATGCCCCCACGAGGTGTCGGTGGAAACCAATGGCTCCCATCTGGCTTTCGCAGCTTTTCCCAATGACTTGTCCGCCATGCCATGTCATAGGAGCGCTCGTATATGTCTACAAACCAGGGAAAGGGCTTGTTGGAGTGACTGAAATCCTTTATGGCAATGATAGGACTACCTACTTGGAT carries:
- the RIB5 gene encoding riboflavin synthase (Syntenic homolog of Saccharomyces cerevisiae YBR256C (RIB5)), whose protein sequence is MFTGIVEHIGTVAEYLENDASEAGGNGVSVLIKDAAPILADCHIGDSIACNGICLTVTEFTADSFKVGIAPETVYRTEVSSWKAGSKINLERAISDDRRYGGHYVQGHVDSVASIVSREHDGNSINFKFKLRDQEYEKYVVEKGFVAIDGVSLTVSKMDPDGCFYISMIAHTQTAVALPLKPDGALVNIETDVNGKLVEKQVAQYLNAQLEGESSPLQRVLERIIESKLASISNK
- the SQT1 gene encoding Sqt1p (Syntenic homolog of Saccharomyces cerevisiae YIR012W (SQT1)) is translated as MEGDGFEHEEVGQTPQEEFIEQSEVEQEIDAEGAEGADYGDDTIEIDMSNNSVTYFDKHTDSVFTVAAHPKLPLVVSGGGDNKAHLWTTHREPPREAGSVEHSESVIGAAFTADGRYLVTADMNGQVRVQVAARQGQEWRPAAELQEVDEVTWLKVHPHRAGIFAIGAVDGSVWCYEMDTQNNTPVLLMTGVAHAQDCTMGVFLETAADDENVILVTCSLDGTIIGWNCYSGQQVFKVTPSELKGQEAQWITLSTLPLGINRGSPIVACGSNSGLLAVINAAQGAVLHLTQTIELKEDQEEMDASIESIAFSSRMNFMVVGLVSGDILLYDTVTLKVRHKFVLPDSVTKLAFDKTTGFHLFASCIDGKVYEFDVRNGQQLHVCVGHNMGVLDFVLLEENRRLITAGDEGVSLVFQLPPL
- the STS1 gene encoding Sts1p (Syntenic homolog of Saccharomyces cerevisiae YIR011C (STS1)); translation: MSQSVGFEWGFKAGGEGRPRAQGDGAGCAGATAAANSQQGCGHLVHMSYKVGKPKMKRRLTNEEHGGARRAKRQPAQFNVIQGQPLPVHRKIEMMDKAALQLTLLQLVAMHPEVQDSLSVLQPTSPDPAKYTELLEQKMQAVYDHIPYSKSSDMLNDYAFVRMKAAILEFLNCLIDCLLDAIPPRTTNLLQSFKFLAYGTRLLAQMPHFETESNNYYKNICYEQVSEIWNTLIRHASSDINFLSTKPSLLHYLHELKQFNEQTKGKFDIPLRLFYTIMDDYHTQTVPAAAAVASTSATVAEELNGNSKSMETLGIWNNVA
- the RCF3 gene encoding Rcf3p (Syntenic homolog of Saccharomyces cerevisiae YBR255C-A; 1-intron); translation: MGQVKPIHYDEATISQLTRELAIASCIGALKGAAIGITSALLLRTFSPVYRNVRTQVKVFYHCAWISMGVVVQADKQVISFQERYYRDEMVRRARILDEAADRGIFLEEDAAAISTTSN
- the MTC4 gene encoding Mtc4p (Syntenic homolog of Saccharomyces cerevisiae YBR255W (MTC4)), with protein sequence MMACQYDYGLPEGGMPKHNDLRQATQLLLELKNEFMKEMNLKQGSSPGALKRYGHGITSEGYSEFNCSRRTKERAERVKVYLEIYYLLLNKSVTRGDAGSSAGVEGVYNPLQTIRNRKLRKVYKHYPSAIQVGSPIIAIKDFSHSNKPFPWFVDIYERSYDMAWRTSHWEKLRKPDGSHWFPPTPRGGISRGLPHERARFQRKQSTAGGASDAAENEAEFSGGGPRLPEEDPASDLPIESNLHRGRGFKKTFLSRLARSPPKTQGVTVELDDLIAGDVSTSSAQAYNTPVDEKQRSNARNLFESVKIVNVRRKLSNSDIERSTDSGTPSQIEINPTLLNDRRQVTYLHCTWALIRHREENLRRRQQLLVQKSEAAFLICSGIGDELPQHINAQRSYEDALAAGFDLCQRWKDRLLNIYSLRADDLLQNSDRVMSSVNTTLTLRTKSLQELIDRLGISRYYPRPGVATLLYSALECIIVALLWVIWFLFSILKAIHFLLYRLIALITWLM